The following coding sequences are from one Capsicum annuum cultivar UCD-10X-F1 chromosome 3, UCD10Xv1.1, whole genome shotgun sequence window:
- the LOC107864146 gene encoding protein XRI1: MNFNPESDMWKWRDSYCLGDDPDVDISDCLLSKGEDISFMFDDVSTPVKSCEELTHHVSNYENNDKETQRYNESSSQVKRRRVLQFESEASDAPLCNEELSSSFLNSQETDTSVEEFISEMSQWVSGFSEDMSSSGNELLDQSSEGWVASCFNDSQMHLSPEDIAASDIQLDISEFCNTPLECEPNVVQERPVQTRKNVVFKGRKSYIRAPTKAASSVVYPFTFVKPCGVHGDVTLKDINLRIRTPKAKTPQNSVDPSVEYPKSAFSGKPVVGKTTIPTEGGKGSITIMRTKG, translated from the exons atgaattttaatCCTGAAAG TGACATGTGGAAATGGCGTGACAGTTACTGTCTTGGAGATGATCCCGATGTTG ATATATCTGATTGCTTGTTGAGCAAAGGTGAAGACATTTCCTTTATGTTTGATGATGTAAGTACTCCAGTCAAGTCTTGtgaagaattgactcaccatGTTAGTAACTATG AAAACAATGACAAGGAAACTCAGAGATACAATGAGTCATCCTCACAAGTGAAAAGGCGCAGAGTGCTACAGTTTGAATCAGAAGCATCAGATGCACCACTTTGCAATGAGGAACTATCATCGTCATTTTTAAATTCGCAG GAGACTGATACTTCTGTTGAAGAGTTTATCTCTGAAATGTCACAGTGGGTTTCGGGATTTTCAG AGGACATGTCTTCATCTGGTAATGAGCTGCTGGATCAGTCATCCGAAGGATGGGTTGCTAGTTGTTTTAACGATTCTCAGATGCATTTGAGCCCTGAGGATAT TGCGGCCTCTGATATTCAGCTTGATATTTCAG AGTTTTGCAACACACCGCTTGAATGTGAACCTAATGTGGTTCAAGAGCGTCCTGTGCAGACTCGTAAAAATGTTGTTTTTAAAG GTAGGAAATCATATATACGGGCTCCTACAAAAGCTGCCTCTTCTGTTGTCTATCCATTTACTTTTGTTAAACCGTGTGGTGTCCACGGAGATGTGACTCTTAAAGACATTAACCTGCGGATACGCACCCCAAAAGCGAAGACACCACAGAATAGTGTAGATCCTTCAGTTGAATACCCAAAGTCTGCTTTCTCTGGTAAACCTGTCGTTGGAAAGACCACAATTCCAACAGAAGGAGGAAAAGGCAGCATTACTATAATGAGGACAAAGGGGTAA